From the genome of Leptotrichia sp. HSP-342:
ATGGATGTTGTGAAATTGTGGGAAAAAATTAAGAAAATTATGAAAAAAAGAGTTAATGAAGGGGAATTTGAGCTGTTTTTTGAAAATGTGGAGGCAACTAAACTTGAAGAGAGTGTCTTTACTCTTACTTGTAATTCGAAGCTAATAAAGGAAAATATGGAAAAATATAAAAGCCAGATGGAAGAAATTATAGAAATTGTGACAGATGAAGAAGTTACGATAAACTTTGAGATAAAAAAACAGGATGTAATGTCATATAAGCCTGAAACTCACAGTTTTCCAAAAGAAACAATGGAAAAAGCTTCACTTGTTCACACAGGACTAAATCCGAAACACAGGCTTGATAATTTTGTTGTTGGTGAAAACAGTAAGCTTGCATATAATGCCTGTCTAGCAGTTGTAAAAAATCCAACGGTTTATAACCCTCTTTTTATTTTTGGAAGTTCAGGGCTTGGAAAAACCCATCTTATGCAGGCTGTAGGAAATGCAATTTTAGAAAATGACCCAAGTAAGCGTGTTTATTACTCTACTTCTGAAGAATTTGCAAATGAGTTTTTTAAAGTTTTGAACAGCGGAAGAATTCAGCATTTTCGTGATACATTCCGTGCTTTAGATGTACTTCTTCTAGATGATATACAATTTTTTGAAAAGGTGTTTGGACGTGGAGAAGGGACTGTGGAAGAAGAATTTTTCCACACATTTAACAAGTTGCAGGAACTGGGAAAACAGATAATAATGATAAGTGATAAATCGCCAAAGGAAATAAAAAATCTGTCAAAACGTCTCGAATCAAGATTTTTGTCAGGCCTAACAGTGGAAATCCAAAGTCCAGGATATGAAACTCGTATGATGATTTTGAAAAACATGGCAAAAGCACAGGGAATCGAAATAGACGACAGCATTTTAGAATATATTTCAGATTCTCTTGATACAAACGTAAGAGAACTGGAAGGAACGCTTACAAACTTAAATGCCCGTGCAAAACTTCTAGATGAGGAGATAACATTGGAACTGGTTCAGGAAATGCTTATGCACAACGTAAAAAGAGAACAGTCAAAAGTAACAGCCAAAAAAGTAATAGAAATGATTTCTACACAATATGGTGTCAGCGTAACTGACATGAAATCCAAAAAACGTCAGAAGAAAATAGTGGAAACAAGACAAATTGCAATGTATCTGTTAAAGAATAATGATGAGCTGGATTTAAGCCTAACAGCAGTAGGGGGGCTTTTTGGAGGAAAAGATCACAGCACGGTTATAAGCAGCATTAGAAAAATTGATAAAAAAACGAAGGAAGATGTTGTGTTCAAAAAAGAAATTGAGGCTTTAAACAAGAAGATTTTCAGAACTTAAAAAAATTGTGGAAAATGTGGAAAGAATGTTGAAAATTTTGTGGCGAAAAAATGATAATATTTTAAAAATTATCCACAGTTGAAAAAGTTTTCTACATAGATTGTTTTTATAAAAAAATTTTAGTAAAAAAATTAAATTATATTTAATAAAATAAATTGTAAAATTGTAATGTGGAAAAAGAAAAATCAATTTCCACTATATGTTGAAAATTTTTCCACAAAAATTGTGGAAAAAAATGATTAAAAATATTATGTTAAAAGAAATTTTGTGTAAAACTAAAATTTTAATGTGTAAAACTAAAATCATAATATCCACAAAAATAAACAAAATTTTCCACATTTGTGGATAACTTAAAAATTATTAGTTTCAAATTAAATAATAATTATAATAAAAGAATAAAAATAAAAACATATAAATTTTCTCCACATAAGTAAAAATTAACTTCACAATTCTATGTGGAAAAAAATTTACAAAAAAATTGCTAAAAATAAGAATATATTGCAATTGTGGAGAAGATGTGGAAATATTTATGGGAAAGGTTTTCCACGGATAAATGAAGTTTTTCACAGGGAAATTAATGATTAGTTTGGTTAATGGTTGATTTTAATATTAGTGCAAATTTACTAAACAAAATATGAAGATAAATTATGGAGGGAAATTAATGGAAAATATAGATAATGAAATTGAAGAAGTTGTTATAAATACTGAATTTATAAAATTAGATCAGCTTTTGAAGTGGGCAAATTTTACAGGTTCTGGAGTGGAAGCAAAAATGTTTATTTTGAATGGAGAAGTGAAAGTAAATGATACTGTGGAAACTAGACGTGGGAAAAAAATTTATGATGGAGATGTTGTGGAGTTTGCTGGGGAGAAAGTTGTTATAAGATCAAAACATTAAATAGTTTGCTGATTTAATAAAAAGATAAATAATAGTGAAATTAGGCTGTAGAGAATTTAAGGGGAGATTGTTATGAAAAAAGGTATAGGAATTGGAATAGAAGATTTTAGTGAAGTAATAAAAGAGAATTGTTACTACATTGACAAAACAAAATGGATAGAGGAAATTTTAGAGGATAAATCAAAAATAAAGTTATTCACACGTCCAAGAAGATTTGGGAAAACGCTTAATATGTCGATGTTAAAATATTTTTTTAATGTTGAAAATAAAGAAGAAAATAGAAAGTTATTTAATGGACTCGATGTTGAAAAGTCTGAATATATGTCTGAACAGGGGCAATATCCAGTGATTTTTATTTCATTGAAAAGTATAAAGGCAAAAACTTGGGAGGAAGCGATACAGGAAATTAGACTGTTAGTTTTAGAATTGTTTTCTGAGTACAAGTATCTTTTAGAGGATTTGGATGAATATGACTTGCCTAGATTTAAGAAGTATTTACTGGGCAATACAGATTTTTCTGAGTTAAAAAATGCCTTGCTGTTTTTAACTAGAATATTATTTCAGAAGTATAAAAAAGAAGTTATCTTATTAATTGATGAATACGACAGTCCTTTGATTTCTGCTTATGAACATCATTATTATAGCGATGCCATCGCATTTTTTAAAGTATTTTACGGAGAAGCGCTGAAAACTAACCAGTATTTAAAAATGGGAGTTATGACTGGGATTATAAGGGTTATTAAGGCTGGAATATTTTCTGACTTGAATAATTTACGAGTTTATTCTATTTTAGATAGACAGTATCCTGATTTTTTTGGATTTAATGGTGAGGAAGTTGAAAAGGCACTTAAAGATTTTGATATTGAATACAAACTTTCTGATGTCAAGTTATGGTATAATGGCTATAAATTTGGAAATTCCGAAGTATATAACCCTTGGAGCATTTTAAATTTCTTAAAAGATGGGAAGTTAGCTCCTTACTGGATTGATACTTCTGGGAATTTCTTGATTAATCAGATTTTGAAAAATACAGATTCTGAAATTATGGAAACTTTGGAAGCTCTTTTTAATGGAGAAACTGTTGAAGAAAATATCAGTGGTAATTCCGATTTATCTAGTTTATTGGGGCAAGAGGAAATTTGGGAACTTCTTTTATTTAGCGGATATTTAACTATTGATGAAAAAATTGGGGAAGACTATGAGGATGTGTATTCCTTGAGACTGCCTAATAGGGAGGTAAGGGAGTTTTTTAGGAAGAAATTTATTGATGTAAATTTTGGGGAAAGTATGTTTAGAAAAGCTATGGAAGGGCTTAAAAACCTTAAATTTGATATTTTTCAAAAATATTTACAAAATATTTTATTAAAATCAACAAGTTTTATGGATACTAAAAATGAAGACTTTTATCATGGATTAGTCTTAGGAATGATGTTTTATCTGGATAATCATTATTATGTAAAATCTAATGAAGAAAGTGGCCTTGGAAGATATGATGTTGTAATTGAGCCAAAGAATAAGAATAATAGAGGGTTTGTTCTGGAGTTTAAAGTTGTGAAAAATGAAGATGATTTGGAGAAAGTTTCGGAAGAGGCGATAGAGCAGATAATAGAGAAGAAGTATGATATTGGGTTAAGAGATAGAGGTATTAAGGATGTTACTTTTGTTGGGGTTGCTTTTTGTGGAAAAGTGGTAAAAGTCAGTTACAGATAGTTATAGTGTGAAAGGGAAGAAATAGCGATGTATTTGGATCAGATTAGTTTTAATAACTTTCGTTGCCTTGCGGATGGGAAGTTGAAGTTTGACAGGTATTTTAATTTAATATATGGGAAAAATGGACAGGGGAAGACATCGCTTATTGAGGCTGTTCATTTTTTGGCTACTGGGAAAAGCTTTAGGACTAAGAAAGTGAAAGAGATTCTCAAGTATAATTTGAACAGGCTGATTGTATTTGGGAAATATAAAAATAAAGATTTATCGGAAAATGCTATTGCTATTGATGTGAATGAGGATAAGAAAGATTTTTATATTGATAGGGAAAAAGATAAATATATAAACTATGTGGGGTTACTTAACATTATTTCATTTATTCCTGAGGATATTGAACTGATTATTGGGAATCCTGGTGTTAGGAGAAACTTTTTTAATTATGAGATTTCGCAGGCAAAAAAAGAGTATTTACAGTCGATTGTGAATTTTGAGAAAATATTGAAGGTGCGGAACAAGCTTATAAAGGAAAAAAAGACTGGCGAGGAAATTTATAAGATCTATAACGAAAAATTTATAGAGGAAGGGCTAAATATTGTTTTAAATCGGCAGGAATTTATAAAAAAAATATCAATTTTATTAAACTTGAATTATCGTAAATTATTTGATGAAAATTCAGAATTAAAATTGAAATACGACTGTTTTCTTGGGGATGTGGAAAAGAAGACTAGAGAAGAGCTAAAGGAAAAATTTGAAGTGCTATGTAAAAGGAAAAGTGAAAGGGAAAAATTTCTTGGATACAGCCTGCTCGGTCCTCAAAAAGATGACTTTATCTTTGAGCTGAATGGGAAAAATGCAAAGGCATATTCTTCACAAGGGGAGAAGAAATCTATAATATTCTCGCTAAAAATTTCAGAAATTGATATTTTAATAAAGGAAAAAAAGGAATATCCGATATTTCTGATGGATGACATTGCTTCATATTTTGATGAAGTGAGAAAAAAAAGTATTTTAAGTTATTTTGTAAATAAAAAAATCCAATGTTTTGTAACTTCGACAGAGGATTTGGGAATAGAGGGGAAAAAATTTATTGTGGAAAAGGGGAAGATTATTAATGAGTAAAAAGGGGCTGAAAAATGGAAGGAATTAAGGATTTAAAGAATTTGGCACTGGAAGCAATTGAGAAAAGAAGTTCGCTTTTGAAAAATGAAAAATATATTTTGTGGAAAATCAAGAAAAATTGGAAGCAGATTGTGAGTGGGCCAATTGGTGAGAAAACTTATCCGAAAAGTCTATTTAATGGAAATCTTGTTGTGGTTATCAATGATGGTGTTATTTACCATACGACGATAATATATGCGGAAAATATAAAGAAAAAAGTAAACACATTTTTGAATGGGAAATTTTTGGAAAGTATTGAATTTTCGAAGATAAATTACAAAATAAAGCGAGATTTGCTGGATGAACTTATTGAAAATGAGGAAAATAGAGGGACAATTCGAACTGGAGAAATTTTAAGAGGAAATGGCAGGGAAAAAAATAGAAATATTGATTCTGAAAATAAAATTGTAGAAAAAGTAAGGGATATTGTGCTTTTGCCTGAAGAAGTTAAGGAAATTCATGAAAATATTGACAAAATTGATAAAAAGTATGAAGATATTGCCAGAAGGCTGGAAAAAATTGCAATAAAACTGAAAAAAAGAGAAAAATACCTAAAAAATAATGGATATATTGAGTGCGAAAACTGTAAAATTTTATTTTTGCAGGAAAACAGCGAGAAAATGTGCTTTGAGTGTAGAATGAATGAAAAAAATCGAAAATTTCAGAAAATGGCTGATTTAAT
Proteins encoded in this window:
- the dnaA gene encoding chromosomal replication initiator protein DnaA; translation: MDVVKLWEKIKKIMKKRVNEGEFELFFENVEATKLEESVFTLTCNSKLIKENMEKYKSQMEEIIEIVTDEEVTINFEIKKQDVMSYKPETHSFPKETMEKASLVHTGLNPKHRLDNFVVGENSKLAYNACLAVVKNPTVYNPLFIFGSSGLGKTHLMQAVGNAILENDPSKRVYYSTSEEFANEFFKVLNSGRIQHFRDTFRALDVLLLDDIQFFEKVFGRGEGTVEEEFFHTFNKLQELGKQIIMISDKSPKEIKNLSKRLESRFLSGLTVEIQSPGYETRMMILKNMAKAQGIEIDDSILEYISDSLDTNVRELEGTLTNLNARAKLLDEEITLELVQEMLMHNVKREQSKVTAKKVIEMISTQYGVSVTDMKSKKRQKKIVETRQIAMYLLKNNDELDLSLTAVGGLFGGKDHSTVISSIRKIDKKTKEDVVFKKEIEALNKKIFRT
- the yaaA gene encoding S4 domain-containing protein YaaA; this encodes MENIDNEIEEVVINTEFIKLDQLLKWANFTGSGVEAKMFILNGEVKVNDTVETRRGKKIYDGDVVEFAGEKVVIRSKH
- a CDS encoding AAA family ATPase, encoding MKKGIGIGIEDFSEVIKENCYYIDKTKWIEEILEDKSKIKLFTRPRRFGKTLNMSMLKYFFNVENKEENRKLFNGLDVEKSEYMSEQGQYPVIFISLKSIKAKTWEEAIQEIRLLVLELFSEYKYLLEDLDEYDLPRFKKYLLGNTDFSELKNALLFLTRILFQKYKKEVILLIDEYDSPLISAYEHHYYSDAIAFFKVFYGEALKTNQYLKMGVMTGIIRVIKAGIFSDLNNLRVYSILDRQYPDFFGFNGEEVEKALKDFDIEYKLSDVKLWYNGYKFGNSEVYNPWSILNFLKDGKLAPYWIDTSGNFLINQILKNTDSEIMETLEALFNGETVEENISGNSDLSSLLGQEEIWELLLFSGYLTIDEKIGEDYEDVYSLRLPNREVREFFRKKFIDVNFGESMFRKAMEGLKNLKFDIFQKYLQNILLKSTSFMDTKNEDFYHGLVLGMMFYLDNHYYVKSNEESGLGRYDVVIEPKNKNNRGFVLEFKVVKNEDDLEKVSEEAIEQIIEKKYDIGLRDRGIKDVTFVGVAFCGKVVKVSYR
- the recF gene encoding DNA replication/repair protein RecF (All proteins in this family for which functions are known are DNA-binding proteins that assist the filamentation of RecA onto DNA for the initiation of recombination or recombinational repair.), whose translation is MYLDQISFNNFRCLADGKLKFDRYFNLIYGKNGQGKTSLIEAVHFLATGKSFRTKKVKEILKYNLNRLIVFGKYKNKDLSENAIAIDVNEDKKDFYIDREKDKYINYVGLLNIISFIPEDIELIIGNPGVRRNFFNYEISQAKKEYLQSIVNFEKILKVRNKLIKEKKTGEEIYKIYNEKFIEEGLNIVLNRQEFIKKISILLNLNYRKLFDENSELKLKYDCFLGDVEKKTREELKEKFEVLCKRKSEREKFLGYSLLGPQKDDFIFELNGKNAKAYSSQGEKKSIIFSLKISEIDILIKEKKEYPIFLMDDIASYFDEVRKKSILSYFVNKKIQCFVTSTEDLGIEGKKFIVEKGKIINE
- a CDS encoding DciA family protein; the encoded protein is MEGIKDLKNLALEAIEKRSSLLKNEKYILWKIKKNWKQIVSGPIGEKTYPKSLFNGNLVVVINDGVIYHTTIIYAENIKKKVNTFLNGKFLESIEFSKINYKIKRDLLDELIENEENRGTIRTGEILRGNGREKNRNIDSENKIVEKVRDIVLLPEEVKEIHENIDKIDKKYEDIARRLEKIAIKLKKREKYLKNNGYIECENCKILFLQENSEKMCFECRMNEKNRKFQKMADLIRNKPYISEKQAVRMTNTDKSTYYKARDILAQQTYNDMLYYCLEKNREISLNEDYEFEIRSESREDVERFIKNYVDYKIGSDNEEVFKVERKWALRRLRKDMKFRLENNRRY